In Helianthus annuus cultivar XRQ/B chromosome 9, HanXRQr2.0-SUNRISE, whole genome shotgun sequence, the following are encoded in one genomic region:
- the LOC118481724 gene encoding wall-associated receptor kinase-like 20 codes for MRVPYPLSTNENCGNPKYKLHCNTTTGLEFISAEQVYYTITSIDSKARRLVLRPPLIDQGTCQSSDLRVGGFRLEDDSPFNISSRNTVLLLNCSEKILLSPLDCSSSSICRRFEEKERVCAGLLCCSFLKDASMTNHRIRVRVEGCSAYTSLVNLTPGALIDSWKFGIELQWVQPS; via the coding sequence ATGCGTGTTCCATATCCACTTAGCACCAATGAAAATTGTGGAAACCCGAAATACAAACTTCATTGCAACACAACCACCGGGCTAGAGTTTATTTCCGCTGAACAAGTTTACTATACGATCACTAGTATTGACTCAAAGGCACGTAGACTTGTTCTCCGCCCTCCACTGATTGACCAAGGCACATGTCAGTCTTCAGATTTGCGTGTAGGCGGTTTCAGACTAGAAGATGACTCCCCATTCAACATATCTTCGCGTAATACAGTTTTGTTGTTAAACTGTTCTGAGAAGATTCTCTTGTCTCCTTTGGATTGTTCTTCGAGTAGTATTTGTAGGCGGTTTGAGGAGAAAGAAAGAGTATGCGCGGGTTTACTTTGTTGCTCGTTTCTAAAAGATGCGTCGATGACAAATCATCGCATTAGGGTTAGGGTTGAAGGATGCTCGGCCTATACTTCTCTAGTGAATTTAACGCCTGGAGCTTTGATTGACTCGTGGAAATTTGGCATTGAATTGCAATGGGTGCAACCTTCCTGA